Proteins encoded by one window of Arabidopsis thaliana chromosome 2, partial sequence:
- a CDS encoding Glycine-rich protein family (Glycine-rich protein family; FUNCTIONS IN: molecular_function unknown; INVOLVED IN: biological_process unknown; LOCATED IN: endomembrane system; CONTAINS InterPro DOMAIN/s: Glycine rich protein (InterPro:IPR010800); BEST Arabidopsis thaliana protein match is: GLYCINE RICH PROTEIN 9 (TAIR:AT2G05440.6); Has 30201 Blast hits to 17322 proteins in 780 species: Archae - 12; Bacteria - 1396; Metazoa - 17338; Fungi - 3422; Plants - 5037; Viruses - 0; Other Eukaryotes - 2996 (source: NCBI BLink).), which yields MASKALILLGLFAILLVVSEVSAARQSGMVKPESEATVQPEGYHGGHGGHGGGGHYGGGGHGHGGHNGGGGHGGGGHYGGGGHHGGGGHGLNEPVQTKPGV from the exons ATGGCATCCAAGGCTTTGATTCTGTTGGGTCTCTTCGCAATTCTTCTGGTGGTCTCCGAAGTTTCTGCCGCAAGACAGTCGG GCATGGTGAAGCCAGAGAGTGAGGCAACTGTGCAACCTGAAGGTTATCACGGAGGACATGGTGGTCACGGAGGGGGAGGCCACTACGGAGGAGGAGGCCACGGGCATGGAGGACACAACGGAGGAGGGG gccACGGTGGTGGTGGACACTACGGAGGTGGAGGACACCATGGAGGAGGAGGCCACGGGCTTAACGAACCTGTTCAGACGAAACCGGGtgtttaa
- a CDS encoding Glycine-rich protein family (Glycine-rich protein family; FUNCTIONS IN: molecular_function unknown; INVOLVED IN: biological_process unknown; LOCATED IN: endomembrane system; CONTAINS InterPro DOMAIN/s: Glycine rich protein (InterPro:IPR010800); BEST Arabidopsis thaliana protein match is: GLYCINE RICH PROTEIN 9 (TAIR:AT2G05440.6); Has 35333 Blast hits to 34131 proteins in 2444 species: Archae - 798; Bacteria - 22429; Metazoa - 974; Fungi - 991; Plants - 531; Viruses - 0; Other Eukaryotes - 9610 (source: NCBI BLink).), which yields MASKALILLGLFAILLVVSEVSAARQSGMVKPESEATVQPEGYHGGHGGHGGGGHYGGGGHGHGGHNGGGGGGGHGGGGHYGGGGHHGGGGHGLNEPVQTKPGV from the exons ATGGCATCCAAGGCTTTGATTCTGTTGGGTCTCTTCGCAATTCTTCTGGTGGTCTCCGAAGTTTCTGCCGCAAGACAGTCGG GCATGGTGAAGCCAGAGAGTGAGGCAACTGTGCAACCTGAAGGTTATCACGGAGGACATGGTGGTCACGGAGGGGGAGGCCACTACGGAGGAGGAGGCCACGGGCATGGAGGACACAACGGAGGAGGGG gaggaggaggccACGGTGGTGGTGGACACTACGGAGGTGGAGGACACCATGGAGGAGGAGGCCACGGGCTTAACGAACCTGTTCAGACGAAACCGGGtgtttaa
- a CDS encoding Glycine-rich protein family (Glycine-rich protein family; FUNCTIONS IN: molecular_function unknown; INVOLVED IN: biological_process unknown; LOCATED IN: endomembrane system; CONTAINS InterPro DOMAIN/s: Glycine rich protein (InterPro:IPR010800); BEST Arabidopsis thaliana protein match is: GLYCINE RICH PROTEIN 9 (TAIR:AT2G05440.6); Has 35333 Blast hits to 34131 proteins in 2444 species: Archae - 798; Bacteria - 22429; Metazoa - 974; Fungi - 991; Plants - 531; Viruses - 0; Other Eukaryotes - 9610 (source: NCBI BLink).) — translation MASKALILLGLFAILLVVSEVSAARQSGMVKPESEATVQPEGYHGGHGGHGGGGHYGGGGHGGGGHYGGGGHHGGGGHGLNEPVQTKPGV, via the exons ATGGCATCCAAGGCTTTGATTCTGTTGGGTCTCTTCGCAATTCTTCTGGTGGTCTCCGAAGTTTCTGCCGCAAGACAGTCGG GCATGGTGAAGCCAGAGAGTGAGGCAACTGTGCAACCTGAAGGTTATCACGGAGGACATGGTGGTCACGGAGGGGGAGGCCACTACGGAGGAGGAG gccACGGTGGTGGTGGACACTACGGAGGTGGAGGACACCATGGAGGAGGAGGCCACGGGCTTAACGAACCTGTTCAGACGAAACCGGGtgtttaa
- a CDS encoding Glycine-rich protein family (Glycine-rich protein family; FUNCTIONS IN: molecular_function unknown; INVOLVED IN: biological_process unknown; LOCATED IN: endomembrane system; CONTAINS InterPro DOMAIN/s: Glycine rich protein (InterPro:IPR010800); BEST Arabidopsis thaliana protein match is: GLYCINE RICH PROTEIN 9 (TAIR:AT2G05440.6); Has 30201 Blast hits to 17322 proteins in 780 species: Archae - 12; Bacteria - 1396; Metazoa - 17338; Fungi - 3422; Plants - 5037; Viruses - 0; Other Eukaryotes - 2996 (source: NCBI BLink).) codes for MASKALILLGLFAILLVVSEVSAARQSGMVKPESEATVQPEGYHGGHGGHYGGGGGHYGGGGGHGGGGHYGGGGHHGGGGHGLNEPVQTKPGV; via the exons ATGGCATCCAAGGCTTTGATTCTGTTGGGTCTCTTCGCAATTCTTCTGGTGGTCTCCGAAGTTTCTGCCGCAAGACAGTCGG GCATGGTGAAGCCAGAGAGTGAGGCAACTGTGCAACCTGAAGGTTATCACGGAGGACATGGTG GACACtacggaggaggaggaggacactacggaggaggaggaggccACGGTGGTGGTGGACACTACGGAGGTGGAGGACACCATGGAGGAGGAGGCCACGGGCTTAACGAACCTGTTCAGACGAAACCGGGtgtttaa
- a CDS encoding Glycine-rich protein family (Glycine-rich protein family; FUNCTIONS IN: molecular_function unknown; INVOLVED IN: biological_process unknown; LOCATED IN: endomembrane system; CONTAINS InterPro DOMAIN/s: Glycine rich protein (InterPro:IPR010800); BEST Arabidopsis thaliana protein match is: GLYCINE RICH PROTEIN 9 (TAIR:AT2G05440.1); Has 96640 Blast hits to 23865 proteins in 1692 species: Archae - 84; Bacteria - 39011; Metazoa - 28988; Fungi - 5285; Plants - 9450; Viruses - 1132; Other Eukaryotes - 12690 (source: NCBI BLink).), producing the protein MASKALILLGLFAILLVVSEVSAARQSGMVKPESEATVQPEGYHGGHGGHGGGGHYGGGGHGHGGHNGGGGHGLDGYGGGHGGHYGGGGGHYGGGGGHGGGGHYGGGGHHGGGGHGLNEPVQTKPGV; encoded by the exons ATGGCATCCAAGGCTTTGATTCTGTTGGGTCTCTTCGCAATTCTTCTGGTGGTCTCCGAAGTTTCTGCCGCAAGACAGTCGG GCATGGTGAAGCCAGAGAGTGAGGCAACTGTGCAACCTGAAGGTTATCACGGAGGACATGGTGGTCACGGAGGGGGAGGCCACTACGGAGGAGGAGGCCACGGGCATGGAGGACACAACGGAGGAGGGGGCCACGGACTTGACGGATACGGAGGAGGACATGGAGGACACtacggaggaggaggaggacactacggaggaggaggaggccACGGTGGTGGTGGACACTACGGAGGTGGAGGACACCATGGAGGAGGAGGCCACGGGCTTAACGAACCTGTTCAGACGAAACCGGGtgtttaa
- a CDS encoding Glycine-rich protein family (Glycine-rich protein family; FUNCTIONS IN: molecular_function unknown; INVOLVED IN: biological_process unknown; Has 98348 Blast hits to 23401 proteins in 1678 species: Archae - 85; Bacteria - 39632; Metazoa - 29275; Fungi - 5284; Plants - 9918; Viruses - 1213; Other Eukaryotes - 12941 (source: NCBI BLink).), which produces MVKPESEATVQPEGYHGGHGGHGGGGHYGGGGHGHGGHNGGGGHGLDGYGGGHGGHYGGGGGHYGGGGGHGGGGHYGGGGHHGGGGHGLNEPVQTKPGV; this is translated from the coding sequence ATGGTGAAGCCAGAGAGTGAGGCAACTGTGCAACCTGAAGGTTATCACGGAGGACATGGTGGTCACGGAGGGGGAGGCCACTACGGAGGAGGAGGCCACGGGCATGGAGGACACAACGGAGGAGGGGGCCACGGACTTGACGGATACGGAGGAGGACATGGAGGACACtacggaggaggaggaggacactacggaggaggaggaggccACGGTGGTGGTGGACACTACGGAGGTGGAGGACACCATGGAGGAGGAGGCCACGGGCTTAACGAACCTGTTCAGACGAAACCGGGtgtttaa